One segment of Takifugu rubripes chromosome 5, fTakRub1.2, whole genome shotgun sequence DNA contains the following:
- the slc1a9 gene encoding solute carrier family 1 member 9 isoform X1 — protein sequence MTNQPNTNKLKEKEEPQRDDNPEGALKDAGHCSRNAHNLLLGLTVMGVVLGVIFGMLLRYMKVRDSAALTLVSFPGEILMRMLKMLILPLIISSLITGLAGLDARSSGRMGSRAMVYYMSTTIIAAILGVILVLGIHPGNPKLRGRSTTASAAKNQEVNSLDAFLDLIRNLFPENLVRACFQQVQTVLKKVPVSIANQTEPIIQNKKALEYKWGMNVLGLIGFFITFGICMGRMGERGKVMCDFFNVLNEIIMTMVSLIMWYSPFGIASLIAGKIAAIGDLEVVARQLGMYMVTVIVGLVIHGGLILPAIFFATTRKSPFTFYSGIFQAWITALGTASSAGTLPVTFRCLEENLKIDKRVTRFVLPIGATINMDGTALYEAVAAIFIAQMNDISLDGGQIVTVSMTATLASVGAASIPSAGLVTMLLILTAVGLPTQDISLLIAVDWLLDRMRTSINVVGDSFGAGIVDHLSKAELAELDAAEMEILPSEEELDFIPPPPILTEMDLVDPFKPPELPPRSPRPLKQNHHGHALTQSHSVTYSPSRSVRSPSPRSIRSPSPRSVCSHSPRPFRTQSPRLLHRSEPGYCALPSHDNQVCTIPRSYRERERERERLRRESETEEEEERVLGETSDGEESDDTAYDRRHAIPPCDLP from the exons ATGACCAACCAGCCCAACACCaacaagctgaaggagaaggaggaaccCCAGCGAGATGACAACCCTGAGGGGGCGCTCAAAGACGCCGGCCACTGCAGCCGGAACGcccacaacctgctgctgggcCTCACCGTCATGG GTGTGGTCCTGGGGGTCATCTTCGGGATGCTGCTGCGCTACATGAAGGTGAGGGACAGCGCCGCCCTCACCTTGGTCTCCTTTCCTGGAGAGATCCTCATGAGGATGCTGAAAATGCTCATCCTGCCACTCATCATCTCCAGCCTCATCACAG GGCTGGCTGGTCTGGACGCCCGCTCCAGTGGCAGGATGGGCAGCAGAGCCATGGTCTACTACATGTCCACCACCATCATCGCCGCCATCCTCGGAGTCATCCTGGTGTTGGGGATCCACCCAGGAAACCCCAAACTGAGGGGGCGAAGCACAACAGCTTCAGCAGCCAAGAACCAGGAGGTCAACAGCCTGGATGCCTTCCTGGACCTGATCAGGAACCTGTTCCCCGAGAACCTGGTCCGAGCCTGCTTCCAACAG GTTCAGACAGTCCTGAAAAAGGTTCCCGTGTCCATTGCCAACCAGACTGAGCCCATCATCCAGAACAAGAAAGCTCTGGAGTACAAGTGGGGCATGAACGTTCTGG GTCTGATCGGGTTCTTCATCACCTTCGGGATCTGCATGGGCAGGATGGGCGAGCGAGGGAAGGTGATGTGTGACTTCTTCAACGTCCTCAACGAGATCATCATGACCATGGTTTCCCTCATCATGTG GTACTCTCCATTCGGCATCGCCTCGCTCATTGCGGGGAAGATTGCTGCCATCGGGGACCTGGAGGTGGTGGCGAGGCAGCTGGGTATGTACATGGTGACCGTCATCGTCGGCCTGGTGATCCACGGCGGGTTGATTCTGCCTGCCATATTTTTTGCCACCACCAGAAAAAGCCCATTTACGTTTTACTCTGGAATATTCCAGGCCTGGATTACAGCCCTGGGCACGGCCAGCag TGCAGGAACTTTACCCGTCACCTTCCGGTGCCTGGAGGAAAACCTGAAGATCGACAAACGCGTCACGCGTTTCGTGCTGCCCATCGGCGCCACCATCAACATGGACGGCACGGCGCTGTACGAGGCGGTGGCGGCCATTTTTATCGCCCAGATGAACGACATTTCACTGGATGGTGGACAGATCGTCACTGTCAG CATGACGGCCACTCTGGCCAGTGTGGGAGCGGCGAGTATTCCGAGTGCCGGTTTGGTCACCATGCTGCTGATCCTGACGGCCGTCGGTCTTCCCACCCAGGACATCAGCCTGCTGATCGCCGTCGACTGGCTGCT GGACAGAATGCGCACCTCCATCAATGTGGTGGGCGACTCCTTTGGTGCTGGGATCGTGGACCACCTGTCGAAGGCGGAGCTCGCTGAGCTTGATGCTGCAGAGATGGAAATTCTCCcctctgaggaggagctggatttCATCCCCCCGCCCCCAATCCTCACAGAAATGGACCTGGTTGACCCCTTCAAGCCGCCAGAGCTACCCCCTCGCTCCCCTCGACCTCTCAAACAGAACCATCATGGCCACGCCCTCACCCAATCCCATTCCGTCACTTACTCACCATCTCGCTCCGTCCGATCGCCTTCGCCACGTTCCATCCGTTCTCCTTCACCGAGGTCAGTCTGCTCCCATTCCCCTCGGCCTTTCCGTACTCAGTCGCCCCGCCTCCTTCACAGGTCTGAGCCCGGCTACTGCGCCCTGCCCAGCCACGACAACCAG GTTTGCACCATCCCTCGCTCctacagagagagggagcgcgAGCGAGAAAGGCTGAGGCGAGAGAGtgaaacagaggaggaagaagagagagttCTGGGAGAAACGAGTGACGGGGAAGAGAGTGACGACACGGCCTACGACCGGAGACACGCCATCCCACCCTGCGATCTGCCCTGA
- the slc1a9 gene encoding solute carrier family 1 member 9 isoform X2 translates to MGSRAMVYYMSTTIIAAILGVILVLGIHPGNPKLRGRSTTASAAKNQEVNSLDAFLDLIRNLFPENLVRACFQQVQTVLKKVPVSIANQTEPIIQNKKALEYKWGMNVLGLIGFFITFGICMGRMGERGKVMCDFFNVLNEIIMTMVSLIMWYSPFGIASLIAGKIAAIGDLEVVARQLGMYMVTVIVGLVIHGGLILPAIFFATTRKSPFTFYSGIFQAWITALGTASSAGTLPVTFRCLEENLKIDKRVTRFVLPIGATINMDGTALYEAVAAIFIAQMNDISLDGGQIVTVSMTATLASVGAASIPSAGLVTMLLILTAVGLPTQDISLLIAVDWLLDRMRTSINVVGDSFGAGIVDHLSKAELAELDAAEMEILPSEEELDFIPPPPILTEMDLVDPFKPPELPPRSPRPLKQNHHGHALTQSHSVTYSPSRSVRSPSPRSIRSPSPRSVCSHSPRPFRTQSPRLLHRSEPGYCALPSHDNQVCTIPRSYRERERERERLRRESETEEEEERVLGETSDGEESDDTAYDRRHAIPPCDLP, encoded by the exons ATGGGCAGCAGAGCCATGGTCTACTACATGTCCACCACCATCATCGCCGCCATCCTCGGAGTCATCCTGGTGTTGGGGATCCACCCAGGAAACCCCAAACTGAGGGGGCGAAGCACAACAGCTTCAGCAGCCAAGAACCAGGAGGTCAACAGCCTGGATGCCTTCCTGGACCTGATCAGGAACCTGTTCCCCGAGAACCTGGTCCGAGCCTGCTTCCAACAG GTTCAGACAGTCCTGAAAAAGGTTCCCGTGTCCATTGCCAACCAGACTGAGCCCATCATCCAGAACAAGAAAGCTCTGGAGTACAAGTGGGGCATGAACGTTCTGG GTCTGATCGGGTTCTTCATCACCTTCGGGATCTGCATGGGCAGGATGGGCGAGCGAGGGAAGGTGATGTGTGACTTCTTCAACGTCCTCAACGAGATCATCATGACCATGGTTTCCCTCATCATGTG GTACTCTCCATTCGGCATCGCCTCGCTCATTGCGGGGAAGATTGCTGCCATCGGGGACCTGGAGGTGGTGGCGAGGCAGCTGGGTATGTACATGGTGACCGTCATCGTCGGCCTGGTGATCCACGGCGGGTTGATTCTGCCTGCCATATTTTTTGCCACCACCAGAAAAAGCCCATTTACGTTTTACTCTGGAATATTCCAGGCCTGGATTACAGCCCTGGGCACGGCCAGCag TGCAGGAACTTTACCCGTCACCTTCCGGTGCCTGGAGGAAAACCTGAAGATCGACAAACGCGTCACGCGTTTCGTGCTGCCCATCGGCGCCACCATCAACATGGACGGCACGGCGCTGTACGAGGCGGTGGCGGCCATTTTTATCGCCCAGATGAACGACATTTCACTGGATGGTGGACAGATCGTCACTGTCAG CATGACGGCCACTCTGGCCAGTGTGGGAGCGGCGAGTATTCCGAGTGCCGGTTTGGTCACCATGCTGCTGATCCTGACGGCCGTCGGTCTTCCCACCCAGGACATCAGCCTGCTGATCGCCGTCGACTGGCTGCT GGACAGAATGCGCACCTCCATCAATGTGGTGGGCGACTCCTTTGGTGCTGGGATCGTGGACCACCTGTCGAAGGCGGAGCTCGCTGAGCTTGATGCTGCAGAGATGGAAATTCTCCcctctgaggaggagctggatttCATCCCCCCGCCCCCAATCCTCACAGAAATGGACCTGGTTGACCCCTTCAAGCCGCCAGAGCTACCCCCTCGCTCCCCTCGACCTCTCAAACAGAACCATCATGGCCACGCCCTCACCCAATCCCATTCCGTCACTTACTCACCATCTCGCTCCGTCCGATCGCCTTCGCCACGTTCCATCCGTTCTCCTTCACCGAGGTCAGTCTGCTCCCATTCCCCTCGGCCTTTCCGTACTCAGTCGCCCCGCCTCCTTCACAGGTCTGAGCCCGGCTACTGCGCCCTGCCCAGCCACGACAACCAG GTTTGCACCATCCCTCGCTCctacagagagagggagcgcgAGCGAGAAAGGCTGAGGCGAGAGAGtgaaacagaggaggaagaagagagagttCTGGGAGAAACGAGTGACGGGGAAGAGAGTGACGACACGGCCTACGACCGGAGACACGCCATCCCACCCTGCGATCTGCCCTGA
- the ntf4 gene encoding uncharacterized protein ntf4 — translation MHWLPLVAMVIASALPVPRSPVSRVAVATTEPSSLPLRERDEQPTSLVLPVKHRAPGNVLDVVPDADAALQENTAHVQGSLGGRTSSPGTQRPQTDLDYLSHGRTLRTEELSMAPSQSKDRTDPNSRHQHLASVDFSSPDHLLDSVAQMQHDPGSAPQDKQRTTVTSEAAAHSSPPGTGPLFSSGRKDQNLNQEAGLSLDSIFDQDEMFLDIHPRVLFSTSSSPPKHPPLLLMLESGLLEEQGNENRPFEGPGDRAPDRGASQVPAEALRPRRDKRSFLLDRGRGELSVCESESVWTNKSTAIDSLGRNVSVMTEIKTQKGWIKQFFYETRCRRAELRSYNRRSKITGAAPRPAETGVPRRGCLGVDRKQWESECKVKESYVRALTKDEMNKVGWNWIRIDASCVCVLFRPNRMAGRAGAGRG, via the coding sequence ATGCACTGGCTTcccctggttgccatggtgattgcCTCGGCCCTGCCCGTCCCTCGTAGCCCCGTGTCCAGGGTTGCCGTGGCCACAACAGAGCCCAGCTCCCTGCCACTCAGAGAGCGTGATGAGCAGCCCACCAGCCTGGTCCTCCCTGTGAAACACAGAGCTCCTGGGAACGTTCTGGACGTGGTCCCCGATGCAGATGCTGCACTCCAGGAGAACACGGCCCATGTGCAAGGCTCCTTAGGTGGACGGACCTCCAGTCCAGGAACACAGCGCCCACAGACTGACCTGGATTATCTGTCGCACGGAAGAACGTTGAGGACTGAGGAACTTTCCATGGCTCCTTCTCAGTCAAAGGATAGAACTGATCCCAACAGCAGACACCAACATCTGGCTTCAGTAGACTTTTCCAGTCCAGACCACCTTCTGGATTCTGTGGCACAAATGCAGCACgatcctggttctgctccccaGGATAAACAAAGAACAACTGTCACCTCAGAAGCTGCAGCCCATTCATCGCCACCGGGGACGGGACCCCTGTTCTCGTCGGGCCGCAAGGACCAGAACCTAAACCAGGAAGCAGGCTTGAGTCTGGACAGCATCTTTGACCAGGATGAGATGTTTCTCGATATCCATCCGCGAGTTCTGTTCTCCACGTCTTCGTCACCTCCCAAACACCCTCCGCTCCTGCTCATGTTGGAGTCTGGGCTTCTGGAGGAGCAAGGGAACGAGAACAGGCCCTTTGAGGGTCCGGGAGATCGGGCCCCTGACCGAGGCGCCTCCCAGGTCCCCGCGGAAGCTCTGCGGCCCAGAAGGGATAAACGGTCGTTTCTGTTGGACAGGGGGCGGGGGGAGCTGTCGGTGTGCGAGTCGGAGAGCGTCTGGACGAACAAGTCGACGGCGATCGATTCGCTCGGCCGCAACGTGAGCGTCATGACGGAGATTAAGACCCAGAAGGGATGGATCAAACAGTTCTTCTACGAGACTCGGTGCCGCCGGGCCGAGCTGCGGAGCTATAACAGGAGGTCCAAAATCACGGGCGCCGCGCCGAGGCCGGCGGAGACGGGGGTCCCCAGGCGCGGCTGTCTGGGCGTGGACAGAAAACAGTGGGAGAGCGAGTGCAAAGTCAAGGAGTCGTACGTCCGAGCGCTCACCAAAGACGAGATGAACAAAGTGGGCTGGAATTGGATCCGCATCGATGCCTCCTGCGTCTGCGTGCTGTTCAGACCCAATCGGATGGCCGGGCGGgccggggcggggcggggctgA